The following nucleotide sequence is from Nocardioides eburneiflavus.
CCGCGTCGATCACGACCTGCTTCAGGGTGGACGTACCGCCGGCGGTCACGCAGATGACGTCGTCACCCCCCAGGGTCGAGACCTTCCAGGCGCCGTTGGTCACGACCACGTCGCGTCCCTCGGTGCCGACGACGCCGTCGCTGCCCAGCAGGGCGGGATTGGCGGGGGTGCCCACGATGGTCGCGGCCTCACCCCGGCAGGTCTCACCTTCAGCGTTGGCGGCCGTGAGCGGGCCGAGCAACGCCAGGCCCAGCAGGCCGGCGGTGGCCAGCGTCGTCGTACGCACGGGCTCGTCTCCTCCGGAGATGGAATGTCAGGTCCACGGTAGGACTCATGACTCGAGCACAAAGTTGCCGCAGGACCCTCTGGAGCCTCTAGACCTGCAGCTTGGTCGTCCGTCGGGTGACGTGCTCACCCTTCTTCTCGAGGAAGGCGATCTCGCCGAACTCGAGGGAGGACCAGCCCTCGCCGTCCTCCGTGAGGGCCTCGGACGCGAAGACGGCGACGGTCGCGTCCGCCTCGTCGCACGCCTCGAAGTCGTAGCCCTCGTCTCCGTCCTGGACGTGGCAGCCCAGGAACAGGTGCATCGGCTCGAGGAGCATGGAGAGGGCGAAGTCGTCCGTGCCCGGGCCGGACTCGCGCAGCTCCTTCCAGTCGCCGACCGGGTCGGTCTCGCCCTGGTGCCCGAGGCCGACGTTGACCCCGATGACCCGGTTCGGCGACACGAGGGCCATCTTCAGCTTGGTCAGGCCGGGGAGGTCGAGGTTCTTCATAGCCTTGGCGATGAGCCGGAGCACCTCCTCGACCGCACGCTGCACGTCGTCGTCGCTGTCACCCTCGAGCAGGGAGAGCAGCAACACGTAGAGGAACTCCGTGTCGGTCGTGCCGCGCATCTGCTTCAGGTAGGTGTCCTTGCAGTGCGGCAACAGCTCGCGCTGCAGCAGCTGCCAGTTCGGCACGTAGCCGTTCTGGGCGATGATCCACGGGGTCCCGTCGAAGGAGAAGGGGTGGCAGTTCTCGTCGGCCAGGACCGCCTTGGAGTCATACGCGGCGGCTCGGACGTGACCCAGCATCGTGCTCGTCTGCAGGCTCGGGATGATGTGCTCGGCGTTGTCGTCGTAGAAGGCGGCCATCGGCCGGCGGTAGAGGAAGGGGTCCTCGGGCTTGAGCAGGTGCTCGCTCCAAGCCGCGAAGCCCCACCCGGCCAGGTGGAGGTCCGGGTAGAGCTCGGGGTCGAGCGCCTGGTTGACCAGGCTGTTCGCCGGCCGGAGCAGCAGGCTCTCGAGGGGGACTTCAGGCCCGATGTAGGCGAGCACTCGGCACATGCGGTTCCTTCACTGACGGAGGACGTGGCGCGGTGGCGTCCACGAGCGTCGCCACCCTACGGGCGCGCCGGGCACGATCGCCGCGGGAGACCCGGCTAGCGTCCCGGGGTGGCCAGCCCCCGACGATCCGGCGTACGTCGACGCAGCGCGTCCCCGCGTCGACGCAGCACGGGGAAGCCGCCGCGGCCGTCGCCGACCGCCGGGCCGGGCGAACGGCTCTGGGTGCTCGACGTCCCGTACGGGACGCAGGTCGACGGCGCCACCTGGCACCCGGCGGTGAGGACCCACCTGTACGTCGGGCGCGCCCTGCCTGCGCACCTCGCACCGTACGCGCCGGGGCCGCACACGCTCGGTCGGTTCATCGAGAACACCCTCAACCCCGCCAGCCCGACGCCGAGTCCCGATCCGATCGAGGAGCTCGAGCCGCGTAGGATCCAGTTCGAGGCAGCCGATGCGATCGCGGCCCGCGCCGCGGCGGGTGGACGGCAGTTCCTCCTCGCCGACGAGCCCGGGGTGGGCAAGACGATCTCCGCGGTCCTCGGAGCGACGGCGGTGGGCGACCTCCGCGGCGCGCGACGGGTGCTCGTGGTGGCCGACCGGCCCGCCGCGATCACGATCGGGCACTGGTGCCGCACGATCACGGCGCTGGGGGACGGCGGCCTGGAGTGGGTCGTGATCACGTGGGACCGGCTGGAGAAGGTCAAGGACCACGCGTGGGACGTGATCATCGCGGACGAGGCCCACGCCCTGCGACGTACGACGACGAAGCGGTGGAAGCTCTGGGCGCGCATCTCGGGGCACGGAAAGCCGCACGACCAGGCGCCGTTCGTCATCGCGACCACCGCGACGCCGGGCCACACGCCGCTGGAGCTGCCCTACCTCGCCCCGGCGTACGCGCAGGTGCTGGGCGAGTCGATGCGGGAGTGGACCTCGGCGACGCGGCCCGGGGAGGCGTTCGCCACCGCGCTCGAGCGCCACGGCGTCGGGGTGGAGCGGGGACGGTACGGCGCGACGTGGACCACCGACCCGGCGCGGCGCGCCGCGGACCTCGAGCTCGTCCGCGGCTGGCTCGACGAGGAGCGGCCGCCGGCGATGCTGCACCGAGCCGCGCCCTGGGGGCCGGTGCCGATCTCCGGCATGCCCGTCGCGCTCACGCCTGCCGAGCGGACGGCGTACGAGGCAGAGTGGGGTGAGTTCTGCCGGGAGATGGACCTCGCCCGGCGCGGCCGCAACGTCGCCAAGGGTCGCGCCGCGCTCCTGCGCTTCCGGCAGAAGGCGGGGCTGATCCGCGTCGACTCGACGGTCGCCTGGATCGGGCAGCAGGTCGAGGCGGAGCGCCAGGTGGCGTGCTCGGTCGAGTTCGTCGCGACCGCCGCCGACCCGATCGCCGACCGGTTGCGTGACTCCGGCATCGAGGTCGCGACCATCTACGGCCGCGACCGGTTCGACCCCGAGGCCGAGCGGCTCCGGTTCCAGACGGGGCGGGCGAAGGTGTGCGTCTTCACCACGGTCGCCTCGATCAGCCTGCACGCCGGGGAGACCCTCGCCGACGGCCACCGGGCGAGCACCGAGCCGCGCGTCGGTGTCTTCCACCAGGCCCGCTTCTCGGGCATCGCCGGACGGCAGGTGACCGGCCGCACCCACCGCGACCACCAGGTCTCGCCGTGGCACATCGCCTATGCCGAGGGCACCGTCGAGGAGCAGGTCGGCAAGGTGATGGTCGAGCGGATCGCCGCGGCCTCCGACACCGTGGGCTCCGACACCAGCGGCCTCGCCGACCTCGCCCGACTCCTCGGTGCGGACTGGCTGCCCGTGACGACGCTGACCGCAGACGGTGGCCCGCCCGATTCCTGACGCTCAGGCGCATACTGGAGTGCTCGGACCCTCACTCGCGCGAGCGACACCGGTGAGGAGCACGCGGTCCGGGGACGGAGGGGTCGATGGAACCGAGCTCGACAACACCGGACGCAGACCTCCTGGAGGAGCTGCGCCGACACCGCGCGGAGCTGCGCGAGTCGATCAGCGCGCTGGAGGATGCGTTGGCCGCGCCGACGGCCAGCGACAGGGGACGGTGGGTGCAACGTGTCCACGTGGCCGTGGTCGAGCTCGCCGGAGACCTTCGTGAGCACGTCGACCTCACGGAGGGCCCCGACGGGCTGTACCGCGGCGTGCTCACGACGTCGCCACGGCTGTCCGGAGCCGTCGACGCCCTCACGCGCGAGCACGTGCTGATCCGTGGTCAGGTCGAGGGCCTCCTGGCCCGCGTCGGAGCGTCAGACGTCGTCGCCGACGTCGACAGGGTCCGCGACCTGGGCACGGCGCTCCTCGGGCGGCTCGTCCGACACCGCCAACGAGGCTCCGACCTCG
It contains:
- a CDS encoding class II glutamine amidotransferase produces the protein MCRVLAYIGPEVPLESLLLRPANSLVNQALDPELYPDLHLAGWGFAAWSEHLLKPEDPFLYRRPMAAFYDDNAEHIIPSLQTSTMLGHVRAAAYDSKAVLADENCHPFSFDGTPWIIAQNGYVPNWQLLQRELLPHCKDTYLKQMRGTTDTEFLYVLLLSLLEGDSDDDVQRAVEEVLRLIAKAMKNLDLPGLTKLKMALVSPNRVIGVNVGLGHQGETDPVGDWKELRESGPGTDDFALSMLLEPMHLFLGCHVQDGDEGYDFEACDEADATVAVFASEALTEDGEGWSSLEFGEIAFLEKKGEHVTRRTTKLQV
- a CDS encoding helicase codes for the protein MASPRRSGVRRRSASPRRRSTGKPPRPSPTAGPGERLWVLDVPYGTQVDGATWHPAVRTHLYVGRALPAHLAPYAPGPHTLGRFIENTLNPASPTPSPDPIEELEPRRIQFEAADAIAARAAAGGRQFLLADEPGVGKTISAVLGATAVGDLRGARRVLVVADRPAAITIGHWCRTITALGDGGLEWVVITWDRLEKVKDHAWDVIIADEAHALRRTTTKRWKLWARISGHGKPHDQAPFVIATTATPGHTPLELPYLAPAYAQVLGESMREWTSATRPGEAFATALERHGVGVERGRYGATWTTDPARRAADLELVRGWLDEERPPAMLHRAAPWGPVPISGMPVALTPAERTAYEAEWGEFCREMDLARRGRNVAKGRAALLRFRQKAGLIRVDSTVAWIGQQVEAERQVACSVEFVATAADPIADRLRDSGIEVATIYGRDRFDPEAERLRFQTGRAKVCVFTTVASISLHAGETLADGHRASTEPRVGVFHQARFSGIAGRQVTGRTHRDHQVSPWHIAYAEGTVEEQVGKVMVERIAAASDTVGSDTSGLADLARLLGADWLPVTTLTADGGPPDS